The following are encoded together in the Anopheles nili chromosome 3, idAnoNiliSN_F5_01, whole genome shotgun sequence genome:
- the LOC128725163 gene encoding zinc finger protein 26-like: protein MDVESEPVPVAVRQLCRLCLSQETELVDIFSVQQVAGNAESLTERIHGCLQLEVNQNDNLPKWICRQCMDKIDDFASFRERCKQNERTLLRGEGIGPANVEMPCYNEEDEQTDEEETEMIVIDPSKEYESSNDSLPNDSYGEKNGDLYFPGMDGMNEAENLPSNADDEEAEGTDADEGEEEEEEEDEDDLKCDTLVEGARNGLSHAGNTSSTPQKPTIYTCKYCDVAFAASSACQLHEMQDHDLLAPYGCMYCPYKTAIRMSLIAHIRESHSIMRPYICVQCNKGFLRRSDLKKHTFVHTGVRPYACEQCGKSFSRNTNLKKHERTHSGLKPHSCELCSRSFANKADLVRHRNLHVEHERNQFACIRCGTTYTQKDKLYDHEQYCLGRQSMHGPFSERKSDVPAAPLLYSPTAGPFLVEDIPDSEAKVIKAASVAPALPPSHVPEAPPSNKVYNCTKCPKRFLSKASLRAHQSTHSSEDTRRYECPQCRKTFVGKRELEQHLLTHPEIKPFGCATCGKRFSRKDKLQRHQRIHQRDRHYSCPNCAAKFVRRDALTSHLKIHCTGTTARNIDTAPTMTPGMFSAMDQGQGMGIPMALHQRALMYSVIGDDAGVVDPAFRM from the exons ATGGATGTCGAAAGTGAACCTGTACCTGTGGCCGTGCGTCAACTTTGCCGGCTGTGTTTGAGCCAAGAAACAGAGTTGGTTGATATTTTCAGCGTCCAGCAAGTGGCAGGTAATGCGGAATCACTAACTGAACGAATACATGGCTGCCTTCAGCTGGAG GTTAACCAGAACGACAATCTGCCGAAATGGATATGCCGACAATGTATGGACAAAATCGACGATTTCGCCAGTTTCCGCGAGCGTTGCAAACAGAACGAACGCACGTTATTACGGGGAGAGGGCATTGGCCCAGCGAACGTAGAGATGCCGTGCTATAACGAAGAGGATGAACAAACGGACGAGGAAGAAACTGAGATGATCGTAATTGATCCGTCAAAGGAGTATGAAAGTTCGAACGATAGTCTTCCAAACGATAGCTACGGTGAAAAGAATGGCGATCTCTACTTTCCGGGAATGGACGGTATGAACGAAGCAGAAAATCTACCCAGCAATGCGGATGATGAAGAAGCGGAAGGCACGGATGCTGACgagggagaagaagaagaggaggaggaagatgaAGATGACCTTAAATGTGATACTTTAGTGGAAGGAGCCAGGAACGGTTTGTCGCACGCCGGAAATACCAGCTCGACGCCTCAGAAACCGACCATTTACACGTGCAAGTACTGTGACGTTGCATTTGCTGCATCTTCCGCTTGTCAGCTGCATGAGATGCAGGATCACGATTTGCTGGCACCGTACGGTTGCATGTATTGCCCCTATAAAACTGCGATCCGCATGTCCTTGATAGCGCACATACGTGAATCCCATAGCATAATGCGACCATATATATGCGTTCAGTGCAATAAGGGATTCCTGCGGCGGTCTGATCTCAAGAAGCACACCTTCGTCCACACGGGTGTGCGTCCGTACGCGTGCGAACAATGCGGCAAGAGCTTTTCGCGAAACACCAATCTTAAGAAGCATGAACGCACTCACTCTGGCCTGAAACCACATAGCTGCGAGTTATGTTCACGATCGTTCGCGAACAAGGCGGACCTGGTACGCCATCGGAATCTGCACGTGGAACATGAGAGGAATCAGTTTGCTTGCATACGATGCGGCACCACGTACACTCAAAAGGACAAGCTTTACGATCACGAGCAGTATTGTCTTGGTAGGCAGTCAATGCATGGCCCGTTTTCCGAACGTAAGTCTGATGTTCCCGCAGCACCGCTATTGTATTCACCAACTGCAGGACCGTTTTTGGTCGAAGATATCCCCGACAGTGAAGCAAAAGTCATCAAAGCTGCTAGTGTCGCACCCGCACTGCCACCTTCGCATGTTCCAGAAGCACCGCCTTCAAATAAGGTCTACAATTGCACGAAATGTCCGAAAAGGTTTCTCAGCAAAGCCAGTCTTCGCGCACACCAGAGCACGCACTCTTCCGAAGACACACGTAGGTACGAATGTCCGCAGTGTAGGAAGACGTTCGTAGGAAAACGGGAACTTGAGCAGCATCTGTTGACACACCCAGAAATAAAACCGTTCGGTTGTGCCACGTGTGGCAAGCGGTTTTCCCGTAAGGATAAGCTTCAACGGCACCAGCGCATCCATCAGCGTGATAGACACTACTCTTGTCCAAACTGTGCTGCAAAATTCGTAAGAAGAGATGCCTTGACATCGCACCTGAAGATTCACTGTACGGGAACAACTGCCAGGAATATTGATACGGCGCCAACCATGACACCCGGAATGTTTTCAGCGATGGATCAGGGACAAGGCATGGGAATACCGATGGCACTGCATCAACGTGCTCTGATGTATTCTGTGATTGGGGACGATGCGGGCGTTGTCGATCCAGCATTTCGAATGTGA
- the LOC128726802 gene encoding 1-acyl-sn-glycerol-3-phosphate acyltransferase beta-like, which yields MAECFMCSCLGWVVKYYLYAFAACIGIFLLLTVLSKIGQRGNKIKYYSKYGMIYFATQSFTTLFAPFSLLRPCNIDNCRIIAAVIARCSKLLGITWELRNAQILRQAKGAIVLTNHQSSMDILGMMILWGTLRKVVPIAKLELLFLFPFGPSAWLGGVQYINRKNRPSAMKVFDRCKRMMTEDDVKMYIYPEGTRYAERGMLPFKKGAFHTAIEAQVPIVPVVFSHMYFIQSKKHIFDDGHVIVDTLEPIPTAGLTKADLDQLIERTRNAMLARYDELNREIDAGLKNPRWVKEDRPRFKVYEGKKTN from the exons ATGGCTGAGTGTTTCATGTGCAGCTGTCTGG GATGGGTGGTTAAATATTACCTCTATGCATTTGCTGCCTGTATTGGCATCTTCCTGCTGCTGACAGTTTTATCTAAGATTGGTCAGCGGGGCAACAAAATCAAGTACTATAGCAAATATGGCATGATATACTTTGCAACGCAATCATTCACAACGCTGTTCGCGCCCTTCTCTCTACTGCGACCCTGCAACATCGATAACTGCCG AATCATCGCAGCGGTAATCGCTCGCTGTTCAAAGCTTCTGGGCATCACGTGGGAATTGCGAAATGCACAGATTCTGCGTCAGGCAAAGGGTGCAATCGTTCTCACGAACCACCAATCGTCGATGGATATTCTAG GAATGATGATCCTCTGGGGAACGCTCCGGAAGGTTGTACCAATCGCGAAGTTGGAGCTTCTTTTCCTCTTTCCCTTCGGTCCATCCGCATGGCTAGGTGGTGTGCAGTACATTAATCGCAAAAATCGGCCTTCAGCGATGAAGGTGTTCGACCGGTGCAAGCGCATGATGACGGAGGACGACGTCAAGATGTACATCTACCCGGAGGGCACCCGATACGCCGAACGAGGCATGCTGCCCTTTAAGAAGGGTGCCTTCCACACGGCCATTGAGGCACAGGTGCCAATCGTGCCAGTTGTCTTCTCCCACATGTACTTCATCCAGTCAAAGAAGCACATCTTTGACGACGGGCACGTCATCGTAGATACTCTCGAGCCAATTCCCACCGCGGGTCTGACAAAGGCCGACCTTGATCAGCTAATCGAACGAACGCGAAACGCCATGCTCGCTCGGTATGACGAGCTGAATCGGGAAATCGACGCCGGACTAAAGAACCCACGATGGGTGAAAGAGGACCGACCCAGGTTTAAGGTGTACGAAGGTAAGAAAACAAACTGA